AATGGCTCGAAGCGTTGCGTGCAGCGGATCCTGCGCATGCGCGGCCGAAACGTTATCGCGAGTGGGTTGCCGCAACCGGCGAAGCCGCGTTGCGCGTGCTCGTCGCGCCCGTGTGCGAGCGCTTTCGCCTGATGTTCTTCGGCAATCTGCATCAGGACTGGTCCGAGTTCGTGCTCGCCGATCTGGGCGTGTTCCAGTACGAGCGCGTCGCATTCGAGTCGTCGTCGCGGGCATTTCAGCAGCGCGAGGACGTCGATTGCTATCTGGCGCTGCATGCATGCCGCGAGGCGCTCGAACTGTACGGCGACGAAGCCTTCGAGCCGCTGCTGGCAGCCGTCGATGCCATCGATACCCGGCACAACGCGTGGCTCGCATTGCGCCGCGCGAAGCTGCTGTTCGCGATCGGACATCATGCGGAGCGGCGGCGCGACTGGGACGCCGCGCTACGCGTCTATGAGCGCTGTGCATGGCCGGGCGCGCGGCATCGGCGTATGCGCGTGCTGGAGCGCGCCGGCCGCGACGAGGCCGCGCTCGCGTTGGCGCTTGAGGCGTCGGCCGCTCCCGAAAGCGAAGAGGAGCAGCAGCGTCTCGGGCGCATCGTGCCGCGCCTGCAACGTCGGCTGGGTCTTGCCGTGCGCGAGTCCGCGAGCGCGCGTGCGGTACAGCGCGGCATGCTCGAACTGACGCGTCCGCGGGAGCCCGTCGCCGTCGAGTATGCGGTGCGCGACCATCTGTCGACGGAAGACGCGCCCGTGCATTACGTCGAAAACGCGCTGATCAATTCCCTGTTCGGCCTGCTGTGCTGGGAGCCCGTGTTCGCGGCCGTGCCGGGCGCGTTCTTTCACCCCTTCCAGCGCGGTCCCGCCGATCTGCACGCTCCCGACTTTCGCGCACGCCGCGCCGCGCAGTTCGACGCATGCCTCGCGCAACTGGAGAGCGGCGCGTATCGCGCAACGATCCTGCGCCACTTCGAAACGAAAGCCGGGCTGCAGTCGCCGTTCGTGTTCTGGGGCGCACTCACGCCGGACCTGCTGGCGCTTGCACTCGATTGCCTGCCCGCCGCGCATCTGAAACGATGGTTCGAGCGGCTGCTCGTCGATATTCGCGCAAACCGTTCGGGCTTGCCCGACCTGATCCGCTTCTGGCCGCGCGAGCGGCGCTATGAACTGATCGAAGTAAAAGGACCGGGCGATCGTCTGCAGGATAACCAGATCCGCTGGCTTGCGTACTGCGTGCAGCACGACAT
This Paraburkholderia phymatum STM815 DNA region includes the following protein-coding sequences:
- a CDS encoding VRR-NUC domain-containing protein, encoding MPTDAPNPFYYLSNFERALAWIAERYADLLSDGEQAFLAAFLRDNTRLPQVSRALLVRMLMRKGALFRTGRLAYAEIGCPVQAAAPLAALGWVDADADVSLDELFGLATRPELQRAFAATPATRGLRKAEWLEALRAADPAHARPKRYREWVAATGEAALRVLVAPVCERFRLMFFGNLHQDWSEFVLADLGVFQYERVAFESSSRAFQQREDVDCYLALHACREALELYGDEAFEPLLAAVDAIDTRHNAWLALRRAKLLFAIGHHAERRRDWDAALRVYERCAWPGARHRRMRVLERAGRDEAALALALEASAAPESEEEQQRLGRIVPRLQRRLGLAVRESASARAVQRGMLELTRPREPVAVEYAVRDHLSTEDAPVHYVENALINSLFGLLCWEPVFAAVPGAFFHPFQRGPADLHAPDFRARRAAQFDACLAQLESGAYRATILRHFETKAGLQSPFVFWGALTPDLLALALDCLPAAHLKRWFERLLVDIRANRSGLPDLIRFWPRERRYELIEVKGPGDRLQDNQIRWLAYCVQHDMPVRVLDVRWTENVDGAPVGEADAEAA